One genomic window of Corynebacterium pseudotuberculosis includes the following:
- a CDS encoding DUF3093 domain-containing protein, with amino-acid sequence MTDGERNQVKVLYSERQWVPWYWWLFAAAFIALIATQAGINRSALWFYGTALLLAAISTWVLISWSGTKITVEEDSEGTRWLVVGEANLPATVVSRSLAVPSSAKRNAMGRQFDPAAFMVSHGWVPEMVMLVLDDEDDPTPYWLISSKNPEQLLRSFVPHQITNA; translated from the coding sequence GTGACTGATGGGGAACGTAATCAAGTAAAAGTCTTGTACAGCGAACGGCAATGGGTTCCGTGGTACTGGTGGCTTTTTGCCGCAGCCTTCATCGCCCTTATTGCGACGCAGGCCGGGATAAACAGATCTGCTCTCTGGTTCTACGGCACTGCGCTTCTTTTAGCAGCAATATCGACGTGGGTACTGATTTCTTGGTCTGGCACAAAAATCACTGTGGAAGAAGACTCGGAGGGAACCCGTTGGCTTGTTGTTGGCGAAGCTAACTTACCAGCGACTGTGGTTTCGCGATCTTTGGCTGTCCCATCTTCCGCCAAACGCAATGCGATGGGACGCCAATTTGATCCTGCGGCTTTTATGGTCTCGCATGGCTGGGTGCCCGAGATGGTGATGCTTGTGCTAGACGATGAAGACGATCCCACCCCCTACTGGTTGATCTCTTCTAAGAACCCAGAAC